A genomic region of Dreissena polymorpha isolate Duluth1 chromosome 4, UMN_Dpol_1.0, whole genome shotgun sequence contains the following coding sequences:
- the LOC127876127 gene encoding uncharacterized protein LOC127876127 — protein MAAPAPLLFIRINGPGVKCISALRDSIPSSSLFTEPNFFSARDSMAAADLHSSTICPQSGWLHKCLSSTKILVNVMVACTNFSNTSCCSDSIMTVYSRRARKLTLSCPRREHTATSVPWPRCL, from the exons ATGGCAGCCCCAGCTCCACTCTTGTTCATCAGAATTAATGGTCCAGGGGTGAAGTGCATTTCTGCCCTGCGGGATTCTATCCCATCATCTAGTCTATTCACAGAGCCAAATTTTTTCTCAGCACGGGATTCAATGGCTGCCGCAGATCTACACAGTTCCACAATCTGCCCCCAGAGTGGCTGGCTGCATAAATGCCTCTCGTCAACGAAAATTCTGGTCAATGTCATGGTGGCTTGTACGAATTTCTCCAACACATCCTGTTGCTCTGACAGCATTATGACTGTATATTCCCGCAGGGCCAG AAAGCTGACGTTGTCTTGTCCACGAAGGGAACACACAGCGACATCTGTTCCATGGCCACGGTGTCTGTAG